CTTCCCCATCGTATTGTTCACAAGTGACAGGCAATCTGACAAGATTACATTTTGCGATTCAGGAAAGCATGCAATCCTCGGACAGGCAGGATAAGACCAAAGTTGAAGTTGCTGAAAGAATGCAGGAATTGTCTGTAGTTTTCGACACCATCCGGACCGTGCAAAAAGCTGTTAAGCTGCCAAACGGAAGAGATCTCCCCATAAACGACACATGGGCCGACACCGGCTCCAACGGGCTGAACGAGTCCAAATCTCTCTTGATGCCCGGTCTCGGACTCGCTGTCCTGAATACGGGAAAGGGTAACAACCAGTTAACTGCATGGCTGAACTTTACATCGGGCCGTATGCATAAACATAAGGATGCCTTGAGCATAGGGTTATTTGCACACGGGAAGGAGTTGCTCAGCGACATAGGTTACACACACACGAAATGGCGCTGCTGGAGCCAGTCCACTCTGTCGCATAATACGGTTGTTGTAAACGGATTGGATAGCGCCCTGGATCCCAAACATGTAAATAACCGATTGCGATTCTTTGTCACTGATGGAAAAGGATTTCATGTAGTCGAGTCCGAAAATGATTCAGCGTATCCCGGTGTTACAACGGCGTATAGGCGTGCTTGCGCACTGATCGGGTCGGGCAGCAACGATGCTTATTTATTAGACATATTCCAGGTAACAGGCGGTAAACAGCACGATTTTCTGCTTCACGGGTCTCCTGCCGAAAACTCACGAGCACGCGTGGGGGGAGTCGAGCTGAAGCCGTATGACGGCACCTTGATGAACGCACATGCTGAATTCCGAGAACCCAAAGGTGAATATGACACCATCCCAGAGGGAGCAGGCTACGGTTTTGTGCGTGATATTTCTCAAAGTAAAATAGGTAATGAGATTACAATCGATTTCCGATTTGAATCCGACCCGCGAGTGGGAATCACGACCCACCTGCTTGTCCCGCGAGAAGCTCTTCTTTTCGTCGGGAAGGCTCCCAGAATCCGCGATGCAAAAAACCAGGATAATTTACTCGACAAATTCTGGGCTCCATTCGTCTGCGCAAGAGTGGAAGGGAAAGATCTTTCCAGTCGTTTCATCGCGGTTCACGAGCCGGTAAACTCCGAGGCCAAGGTAAAAAGTGTCCATTTTGTCCCGTACGGATCCGGAGGGCTTGTAACGGTCGATAGGGGGAATTACGGACGAGACTATTTTATGGTCTCAAATGAGGAGAATCTCGCTTTTAGTTCGGAGACTCCCGATGGGGTTCTCAAGTTTGACGGTCAATGGGGATTTGCTCGAGTTCAAGACCATCGATGCGTTGAAGCTCATTTAGTAGGAGGCCGATTCCTTAACCTTGGGACAACGGCAATTTCGGGGCAAGGACGGTGGTCGGGTCAGGTCAATCAAGTTCACCGAATTGTGACCAAAGAGTATCGCGGATATTTCGAGATCGGTGAAGATGTGGGATCTCTTGCCGGGTCGATTCTGTCGATAGAGTTTCCCGATCGGACAATTAGGGCTTACAATATTTCCAAGATAGAACGACTAGATCGCGGAAGCCGAATATATGTGGTTGAAGACCCGGGATTTACACTTCATGATAGCTATGTTCAATTGACTACATTTCCTCAGCGTTCCATCCGAGGGGCTGTAGTCAAATATCACATTGCGAGCGTTGCAAATTGGCGGGACCAATAGGGTTTGATGCTACGAATTGTTAATCGCATTGCTGCAATTTTGACCAAAAGCTTTCTGCCAGAAACAATGAAATGAAACAAAGTATAGAGAACTTGTTCTTTTCTGACCTTTTGGACACCCTCTTTTTTATGGGGAACGGTAGGTCTCTGCGTCTCTGCCGAGCCGAACTGATCGATTTATTTTGAAAAATGTGCCGGCACGGAGGCCGGCACCCACCAATTCTTGAGAAGCGCTTTTCGCAATCGGACAAAAATTCTGACATTTGCGTAAATTGCTGTTTGGGTACGACCTCTGGAGGCGCATTTTGCTTCTGTTTGCAGCAATAGCTGTGGGAGCTGCTCTGATAACGTTAGTTAATCCAATGGCCGGTATAGTCCTGGCGTTGAAAGCTGACGTGGCTACGTCGATAGTTTTGGCGCCAATTCTGGGAGCCAGCTACGGCGAGGGTGAAAACCAGCACCATACATTGCTGATCACTCTTCCTGTACTTGCAGTTTTGCTTGTCAGGATGATTCTACAGATTCTTTCCCGCAGAAAAAGCATGGCGATTCCAGCATTCAACAGCGTTGATCTGGGGCTATTTGGGTTAATCGTGGTGGTGACGTTCGGCAGCTTTCGTAGCGAAAGCTTCATTTTCGGAAGTGAAATAGTGGGTCGACTTCTGGTACTGGGCGTCTCGTACTATATTTTCTCCCGTACTGCTGTAGTTTGCAAGAATGATGTCAAGCGTTCGGTTCTGAGTTTCATGATTTTAGTTTGGTTATTGTCTGTTGGTTCCGGACTCTACGTCCTCTTCTCTACAGGGGAAATTGGCAGCAACGTCATATCCGCTGCAGGGGAAATCGTTGGCAAAGTAAGTCTGACAAAAGTGAATCCGATATCTTTCAGTATGTTGATGGGAGAAGCCATACTGGTTGCACTTTTTTGGCTTCTCTCGAATAGAGATTCATCGAGACTGCTGACGTTTTCCATACTTTGTTCGTTGCCACTTCTGTTTGGTTTGATGCTGACGACGGCTGAAAGAGGACCCTTCTTGAGCCTGGTCATGGCAGCCGCTTTCCTTACCGTAGCACTTATACTCATTGGTAACGACGCCCGCTATCTTGTGTATTCTGCGATCTTTTTTTCTGCGGTTCTCGCGGGAGGGGTTGCTCTCTACCTCAGTCAACCCGCACTCAGCGAAGGACTCGCAGGCCGTATATCCGATCTCGGTTCAGGAGAGAGTACCGTCGGTATACGCATCAGGCTGTATTCTCAAGCGTTGGATTTGTTTGGAGAATCGCCTCTTCTCGGCAACGGTACCGGCGCACTCGAAAATATCAACGGCAGAGGTCTTTATGCTCACAATTTGATTTTGGAAATCCTTGCGGAACAGGGGTTGCTCGGATTTGCAATGCTTTCCATCTTTCTTGCGGGGTTGGTCAATCGGATAAAAACATCAATTCTACTCTATCACGACCCGATATGCGCTTATTTCGCGGCCCTTGTATTATTCCACTTGGCAGAATCCATGGTCAGCGGCACTCTTTGGGGATTGAAGAGTCTCTATTTTGCCGCAGGTATGTTGGTCGTGCTCGAGTATCTCGCCAGAGAAGATTTCGCAAATTACTGGGAGTCTCCATGTCATGCTTGTCAGTACGGCTGCGTCGAGGGCTGCGAATAAGCGAAACATGCGCATTGCAAGCATTTGGAACCGGCCGTTTCGGTTCAATACTTTGAAATCACTGAGGCTTGCGATTGTTTATTAAATTGGCCTGAGTGCACGATTTTCCTGATGTATGAGGCAAACTTATAGTGGCGACCAAGGTGATCCATTTGACTTCCGTGCATCGTTGTGACGATCCGCGGATCTACGAGAGGCAGTGCAGGACTCTTGCGAGAGCGGGCTATGAAGTCATTCTGATCGCGCCGGATTGTCATGACAGAGTAAAAGAAGGGGTTTGCCTGAGGGGAGTACCAAAGGCAAATGGCAGACTCAGACGCATGTTAGGAACAGTATACCAGGTATACAGGTCAGGAGTCAGGGAAAATGGTGAATTATATCATCTTCACGATCCTGAATTGCTGGGTCCTGCAATCCTGCTACGAATGCAAGGCAAGAAGATAATCTTCGATTTTCATGAAAGTTTGGCCGCACAGGTCTCGACCAAACCCTGGGTGATGTCAAGACTACGCCTCGCAGCGGCCACTTTCGCAACTTTCGTGGAAAAACTGGCTATCATTGTATCCAATCGAGTTATTGCCGCTACACCCGTGATAGCGAGATCTTTCCCACGAAACAAGACCTCTGTAGTTATGAATTATCCGATCCTGAAAGAATTCAATCCCACAAGTTGTCTCCCCTATTCTCGGAGGCCTCCCTGGATCGGATATGTAGGTGCTCTGACTGAAATCCGTGGAGTCAAAGAAATGGTAACGGCAATGGACCTGCTGCCATCCCATCTGAAAGCCAAGCTCTTCCTTGTCGGGACGTTCAAACCGTTCGACTTTGAGAATGAGGTTACACAAATACCCGGATGGAATTATGTAGATTATGCAGGATATCAACCCCGGAAATCAGTAGTGGATATACTTGGCCAATGCCGTGTCGGGCTTGTGATGCTTCATCCGACGCCGAACTATCTGGAGTCGTATCCTATCAAATTGTACGAATATATGGCTGCAGGGTTGCCTATCATTGCATCTGATTTTCCTTTCTGGCGCAAGATAATTGAAGACGTCGGATGCGGGTTGCTGGCCGATCCTCTCGATCCTGGGAGTATAGCCGATCGAATCCAGTGGATACTTGCTCACCCCAAAGAGGCTGAAAAAATGGGAAAGCGAGGTCTGGCTGCGGTTCAAACCAGATTCAACTGGAATTTGGAAATACCCAATTTACTGCGAGTGTACGAGGAAGTGCTTCAGTAGTTTGACGCCGTTCACTCAAGAGTGAATAGTATTTCGCATGAACATTCAATTTGTAGATACAACGTTGTGGAATGTTAGTTCTCTTGCTTTGAATCGACTCAGTCGTGTCACGGGTTACTACTTCTTACTTCATATTGTTACGTGAGATCTCAACGGCTAACCACCATTAATATGTGCGAGGAAGAACGATGAAAAAATTTGTACAAAACGAATTTGAATCGGCATTTGCGGAATGGCTTGGAGTCACTCGCGCGTTTGCTTTTTGGAAAGGACGAGTAGCGCTGTACGCTGTTCTGAAAGCAATGGGCATCTCTGAAGGAGACGAAGTAGCAGTTCCCGGTTATACTTGTGTCGCTAATATTACCCCAATTCATTATCTTGGTGCCATTCCAAAATACGTCGATATATTGCCGGACACATATAATATGAATCCGCGTGCCCTGGAAGAAGCGATAACTTCGCGAACGAAAGCAATTATCGCTCAGCATACGTACGGAATTCCAGCCGATTTGGATGAGATAATTCGAATCTCCAAGAAACACGGGGTTCCGGTTTTGGAAGATTGTTGCTTGGCTCTAGGAACCAGATTAAACGGGAAGCGAGTTGGGTCCTTTACTGCTGCATCCTATTTTTCTTTTCAGTGGAGTAAGACGATACGTATCGGTCTGGGAGGCATGCTTGCGATAAACGATAGAAGTCTTGTTGACAAAATAGAAGCTTTGAGAAATCAGAGCATGTTTAGTCCAGGCATGTTGGAGAGCACTCTTTTATCGGCCCAGATGTTAGCTTATGGCTTATTATATAGGCCTTCAACCGCGATGTTTCTCGAGGACTTCTTTCGTTTTCTCACCAATCATGGGCTGGTAGTGGGCTCATACAGCCTTAAGGAGTACGACGGATCTGCGCCACCGCATTTTCTCAAAGGCATGAACCGGGTGCAGGGACTCATAGGTAGGTTAAGGTTCCGTGAAATTGACACAGTCATTTCTCATCGCAGGATGCTACAAACAATTTACGAAGAGTATCTACAAAAACTGAACTGGCCTGTGTTGGATGATTCAGTGGATTCACAGACTGTCCTCGTGCGTTACCCGATTCGTGTGAAAAGAAAATTTCAAACACTGGATGATGCTTATCGCGATCATATAGAGCTTGGTAGCTGGTTTGACTCACCTCTTCATCCACGAGGGACACCGTTGGAACGCTATGGCTATGTCAATGGAACCTGTCCTGAAGCCGAACAAGCGGCAAGAGAAGTGGTGAATCTACCCTTGCATATGCGCATTACGCCCAAGCACGCAGAAACGATTGTGAAGTGGTTAGTGGAAAATGCAGTCCCGGCCAATAGCGCCATATCGATGGCTGGACAATCTCATCAATTGAGAACATATAAGCTCTCTCAGGAGTGGATGCATGAAATCGAAGATCAGGTGTAATTGGGTATTCTTAGAATTGGTCTCAAATGAGGACATAGCCATATGAAGACCACTGCTGCAGGAAATGCTATGCGAATTCTTCTGATCAACCAGTATGCCGGTTCTCCCAATCATGGCATGGAGTATCGCCCGTACTGTCTTGCGAGACAATGGACCAGTTCGGGCCATGACGTCAACGTGCTCGCTGCCTCATTTTCGCATCTCCGGACAAGAAACCCCAAGGTCACGGGGATAGCGTTCCAGGAAGAAGTCTCTGGAATACACTATGGATGGGTGAGGTCACCGAGCTACGACGGTAATGGCTTACTCCGAGCTATCAACATGCTTTCCTTCCCGTTGTTATTATCGACCTACGGGTGGGGTCTCTGTCGGAACACGAAACCGGATATGGTCATCGTCTCATCCCCAAATCCATTCACAATTCTGCCCGGCTATCTTCTGGCAAAGCAGACAGGGGCAAAACTTATATTCGAGGTTAGAGATCTTTGGCCGCTGACTCTTATGGAGTTGGCCGGCATGTCACGCCGGCACCCTTTCATTTCTGCCCTGCAATGGGTGGAAGATTTTGCCTACCGGAAAGCGAATTGCGTGGTTTCCTTGCTGCCAAAGGCAGAGGATTACATGGTATCGAGAGGTATGGACAGGCGAAAATTTGTTTACATACCCAATGGGTGCGATTTGGAGGAATGGGATAGTACTGCATCTGACATGCCTTCGGAACACGCGGACACATTTCAACGTCTGCGGGATCAAGGACGATTCATTGTCGTGTACGCTGGCAACCACGGTCTGGCCAATGCGCTTGACACACTGATTGATGCCGCAACTGACCTGATCGATACATCGGTCACGTTTGTGTTAGTAGGTAAGGGACCGGAAAAGGAAAGGCTTTCCAGGCGTGTCGCTCGGCAGAATCTTTCGAATGTGGTCTTTTTACCGCCGGTATTGCACTCATCATTGCCGAAACTATTGGCAGCAGCAGATGCATGCTACATAGGGCTCGTCTACAGTCCAATATTTCAGTACGGTATCAGTCCAAATAAACTGCTCGACTACATGATGGCCGGTAAGCCGATCATCCATGCGATTGAGGCTGGAAACGATCTTGTTGCGGAGAGCATGTGCGGTATCTCAGTCTCTCCTGACGAGCCATCAAATATTTCTGAAGCAGTCGTCACGCTTATGCGCATGGATTCCGGCAAGCGAGAGGCGATGGGGCGCCGCGGACGGGAATACGTGGAGAAGAATCATTCATATGAGGTTCTTTCCAATCGTTTCTTAGAGCTGGTGACGACTACGAGTTGACGCTTAACCACTGAGGTCATTGAACCGGATTCAGGTACGAATAGCGGTCAAAGGAAGCACGAAAAACTTTTTCTGTAGTTTTGAGGCTGTTTAACTTAACGGTCGACATCAATGAAATGCAAACCATCATGCTGCATGGATTGGTGACCATGGAGTAATGCTTAGAAGATGGGGGGAGGCTACCCGAAATGTTGCCATCGGTTCATTTCTTTAGAAAAACACTAAATGTCCTGAGATCACCGTGTGTGGAAATTGCCTTATTTGGCGATTCTTCGGCGAGATGCAAATTTGAACACTTCATCCAGCGGCATCCCCGATTTCCTTTAATGCGATGTAAGAAATGGGGAGTCGCTCTCCTTGAACTGCCAAAGACTTTTGAAGACTACTTGAAAGAGCACAAAGATGCTAGAAAACGTCGGAATAAGTGCATCAAATTAGGGTACAAATTCGGGTCAATGGAACCGGCGGACTATCTCGAAGATATTCTGGCAATCAACGGCTCTTCACCGAAGAGGCAAGGCACTACTGTACGCAAAGAATATTTGGAACCCGATCTCGTCCGTTCATACTTCGATCAGGTCTGTGGCACCATGGTTGGAATATTTCGACAAGACGACGTGCTGGTCGCATACCATCATTTCACTATGTGCGGAGACGCATGCGTGTCAAATAGGATTTTTGGACATGCAGATCAACTGAAATCCGGGATAATGTACTACCTTATGACTGAGTCGGTTCGGACTCTAATTGATTTCAGGGAAGAATATGGATACCCTCACTGGACCATGTACGACACTATAGCGGGGGCGTCTGAAGGGATGCTTCGATTCAAGACAAGATTGGGATACGAATCGTACAATGTGAATTGGATCTGGGAAGAGAGTTTAAGTCATAAAGAAGCTTGCCTAACGGGACAAGCTGTCGAGCAGCCGGTCATCCCTCATTTCACAAAACCACACACTATTTAGTCTCGTCGGAGGAGAGTCATGCTGTCGCTGGACGTTTGCAAGAAAACGTACGCTATATTGAAAGCGCCCCGGGTGGAAATTGCTATGTTCGGGAATTCCCACGCACGGGAAATGTTTGAAACCTTTACAGGGCCTCACCCGCGATTCCCGTTCATCAAGTATAAAGTGTACGGAGTAGCGTTACTCCGTCTGCCCGCAACATTTCAAGAATATTTGTCGACTCACAAGGGTGTTCGAAAATCACGAAAACAAAGTCAGAACGCGGGATATACATTTCATTCACTGAACGCGCTAGACTATTACGAAGACATACTCGCCATCAACAAATCCTCTCAGAAGAGACAGGGTGAACTGATGTTCAAGGACTATACCGATCCGGATCTTGTCCGAGAAGATTGCGAACGTGTGCCGCAAATGCATGGGATACTCCGTCAAGACGGCACGCTTGCAGCATATCACCAGACTATCTTACTGGGAGACATGTATTACGGCCATAGAGCGCTCGGCCACGCCGAGGATCAAAGGAAAGGCGTCATGTTCCATCTCTGGAGTGAGATCATACGAGTCTTCATCGAACTCAGGGACAAAAATGGATACCCCGTCTGGTCCGGATATGACACTTTTTGGGGCGCATCTGAAGGCCTGGTCTCTTTCAAGACAAAGCTCGGTTACGCTCCTCACAACGTAAAATGGGTCTGGACAGATAAACCGGCTGACCTCAATTTTTGGTCCATCTCATAAAGTATGCCATAAATGACGAGACTCGGATGCGTAAGGAGAATTCAAGTGTTCCGTAACCTGGGAAAGCGATTGTACGAAGATTTCTTCATGCCGTCCAGATTGTCAGAATACGCAGAAATGCTGAGAGTCGCTCTGCACAATGGATATAGTGTGCTTTCCATCGAACACTACTTGAAGATTATCAGAGCGGATCGAATCGGATCCGAAAGGTTTCTCGTGCTACGACACGATGTGGATTCGGATGTAGAAACAGCGAAGATCATGCTGGACATCGAGTGCTCTTTTGGAGTCCCTGCGTCCTATTATTTTAGACTTTGCACAATCGACACCGACTTCATGCATCGCATTGCTCGTAGCGGTGGAGAAGTCGGATATCACTACGAGGAAATCGCTACCTTTAGCAAAAAACGAGGATTCAAGACTCGAGCTGAAGTCGAAAAATGTTTGCCGGAAATTCGCGATGCATTCAGGCGGAACTTGCTGTCTTTGAGATCGCGAACCGGTTTGCCGATGAAGATTGTTGCCTCACATGGTGACTGGATGAACCGGAGGTTAAGAATCTTCAATCATGAACTCTTTAATGACGAATTGCGAAGAGAAATGTCAATTGAAGCCGAAGCTTACGACCCATACCTTTCCTACGGCATCACTTCCCGAATTTCCGACAACAACTACCCCACCTTCTGGAATCCGGTAGATCCGAGAGTGCCGCTCAGTGAAGGCAGTCCGGTCGTGTACGTACTCACCCATCCTCGGCATTGGGCTTCCAATGTAACTGAAAACTTCCAACTAGAACTGAGCCGCATATCGGAAGCTGTCAAGTACCATTTGGTCTCCCTGTTGCCGAAAAACTTCTTTTCTAATGGGAACTCCCATAGCAGCTACTTATCATCTTGAAGAACTGGAATACTATGAACCCGAAAACAAAGATCGTTTGTCTGATAACTTTTGATTATGAGCTTTTTCTGGGAAGAAACTTCGGGCCACCCGACACGATTCTTTTCGAACCTACACGCAAAATATTGGATATCTGTGACCAAGTTAATGTGCCGACGACGTTTTTTGCTGATGTGTGCTCTGTTTGGGCTCATCGTAACAATGGTTGCGATTCGTACGCAGATGCATTTGAAAAGCAATTGCAGGAAATCGTCTCCACAGGTCATGATGTCGGGCTTCATATCCATCCGCACTGGCTCTTTACGACGTTTGTAGGGGGACAGTGGCAGATATCCACTGAGCGCATGTATCTTCACGAGTTGGGATTCGGCACGCATGATCATTCCGCTGAAGAGACAGTCCGGAAGGGTGTCAACTACTTGAACGAGTTGCTCGGCAAGCAAGATACTCAATATCGGTGCACGGCATTCAGAGCCGCCGGACTCGCATTGCAGCCACAAGAGAAGGAGATCGTCAGAGTCCTCCTGGACTGCGGTATCCGTGTGGATTCGAGCGTTGCAAAGAATCTCCGGCTCAATATGGACACAGTTACCATTGATTACAGCCGTACACCGAAGAACGCAAACTGGTTTCTATCCCCTGAAACCGGAATAGAGAATGGGAATCGGTCCGGCATTTTTGAAGTACCCGTTGCCACCTTTCAGATGGGATTCTTGGAAAGAACCGGCTTCATGGCCCGTCGAATCCGGTCTGCCGGGAAGCTTCGCGGCTCGGTAATCTCCCGTTCTCCCAAACAGAGTCGCTTGACTAGTCTGTACTCTCTTTTACTACTGAATTTGAGATATTTGTTCTGGAATCCCTACTATCTTCTGTCGTGCGACACCAAAGGGATGACATTGGATTTGCTGCTCAAGGGTTTTGATTCTTACCTTCAGCTTCACGATGATGAAGTGATGTATGTCTCCATGATAAATCATCCGAAGTTGATGTTTGATGAACAGGTCCAGCTATTGGGAGACTTTGTACGAGAAACGAGACAAAGATACGGCTCTGAAGTGTCCTTTCAAACCTTCAGACAAGTGGCTGCAGATTGTGATTGCACTCAGGATTTATTGAAGTCGTCTGAAATTTCCACGAATGCTACACGAAATAATTTGGAAGTTTACGAGGGGGCGCTGTAATCAAGAAAGGTATAAGTGATGCGATTGGCAGCTAATAAAGTCGAAAAAGGCATGCAACCCATTGCAGACAGGCTCCTCAATAATCAGCCTGAAGAGAAAGAAAACCGTATCGGGGGTCTGAGAATTTTTGGGGCTACAGAAGAAATGGCCGATCAGTTGGTGTCGTTTCACAACAGCTATTTTGGTGACAATCGTAAATCCGAGCACTGGATATGGGAATATAGGGGATGCCACCCCGATTTATCGTTTTTCACGGTGGTTGTCGATGAAGGCAGATTAGTAGGCACTATGGGATCTATTCCTATTTACCTCAGAGTTGCAGGTGAGAAAATATTGTCGAACAAACTGGAGAATGCTTTGCTCGTTCCCGAGTACAGGGGCAAAGAGACTGCAACTGACGCGAGAATTTTCCATGAATGCAAAGCTCGTGAAAAAGGGTCCCAATGTCTGTGGGCATACACACCGGTATCCAAGAGTGCTATTCGAGAGGGCTATACGGTTTTCAACGGCGTCATATGCGGCGTCGTAGCGGCAATGAATCTCTCGGTTATTGCGTCGGATACGCTCAAGTCAACGAAGCACCCTTTCAAGAAGAAGATTCTTAGGCTCGCTTCGCAATTTCTGCTCTGGATTTACGGTTCGATCCTCAGGGCCACGGTGCTTCTGCCCAAATCCAACTATGACATCGTTTCAGAGCCTCTAAGAGAGACTGACTTGGACGACTTTTACAGGAGATTGCGCATCGCATACCCGAACATGATCCATATCGACTTGAACGCGCGATATCTCAAATGGCGAATTCACGATAATCCAATACTACAATACAGGTCTTACTATGTTTACGACGGAAAAGATCTAAAGGCATATGCGTTTGTTCATGCCGGTGATGTTCGGGCTTTTCTAACGGATTTTAACTTCGAGCACATTGACGCAGGCAGATTCCTTCTATCACGCATTGTGAATGATCTGAAGGACCAAAAAGCCGGTTTCATAGTCTTTGCCGGCAATTTGGAGAATCCTTCGCTGAAGCGAGTATTCCGATTACTTCGACGCTGGGGTTTTGTACACTTCAACAAAACGAATCTGATCGTAAAGAATCTACAATTCAGGAACGGAAGAGCACTGACCAACGCGGAGAACTGGTGCATGACCGGAATCGGAACGGAAGGATACACGCTTTAAGACGTTCAGAATGGAGCGTCTGTGCCCACTTGAAATCGTACGGGCAAGTGAGCCAAAAGCAACAATCAGCGTAAAACCCTTCCCTTAATTGCATCTGCAACAGAGTGACTCAAGGTTATAGTCTTCCCGTCCTCAAGAAGCACCGACCACATAACCCCGTCCTCCAGCCTGGGGCCGATAGTGACTTTCTGTCCGGGGTATAATCCAGAGTTTTGTGCCTCAGCACCGACGGATTCAATAGAGACGGTCCGGCCCTCTCGCAAAATGCTCAGCGAGCAAACGTTCCCTGCTGCACACGAGACATAATTCTCCGGAATCTGAGCACCGTGAGGATCACGAATGGGATGCCCGAGCAGATCGTCTAGATACTCGACCGAATCTCGGTCGTGCACGTGTTCCAGTTCGTGGGCTTTCTGGTGCACTTCGCCAGCAGGAATTCCTACTCGATGTAGATACGTTTCCCATAGTCGGTGCGCTCTCAAAATGCGGCGAGCTTCCCTCTCTCCATCCTGGCTGAGTGACAATCCTTCTGGAGTCTGCACGATAAGTCCCTCACGTATCATGAATTTGAGTGCCCGGGAAATCCTTTCCTGATCGGCCCCGATGACTTCCGTGAGCAGACTTCCGGTGGCCGCGGTTCCTCCCTGGCGAGTCAAGGTAACAAGGACGTCTTCAACCAGCTGCTCCGGAACCATTCTCCGAAGACGCATCCACCGTGCCAAAAGTCCATATTGAGGAGCAACTGTGAGGACGACAAGAAACTGAAGCGTGCAGAAG
The sequence above is a segment of the Desulfomonile tiedjei DSM 6799 genome. Coding sequences within it:
- a CDS encoding polysaccharide deacetylase family protein, with the translated sequence MNPKTKIVCLITFDYELFLGRNFGPPDTILFEPTRKILDICDQVNVPTTFFADVCSVWAHRNNGCDSYADAFEKQLQEIVSTGHDVGLHIHPHWLFTTFVGGQWQISTERMYLHELGFGTHDHSAEETVRKGVNYLNELLGKQDTQYRCTAFRAAGLALQPQEKEIVRVLLDCGIRVDSSVAKNLRLNMDTVTIDYSRTPKNANWFLSPETGIENGNRSGIFEVPVATFQMGFLERTGFMARRIRSAGKLRGSVISRSPKQSRLTSLYSLLLLNLRYLFWNPYYLLSCDTKGMTLDLLLKGFDSYLQLHDDEVMYVSMINHPKLMFDEQVQLLGDFVRETRQRYGSEVSFQTFRQVAADCDCTQDLLKSSEISTNATRNNLEVYEGAL
- a CDS encoding GNAT family N-acetyltransferase, producing MRLAANKVEKGMQPIADRLLNNQPEEKENRIGGLRIFGATEEMADQLVSFHNSYFGDNRKSEHWIWEYRGCHPDLSFFTVVVDEGRLVGTMGSIPIYLRVAGEKILSNKLENALLVPEYRGKETATDARIFHECKAREKGSQCLWAYTPVSKSAIREGYTVFNGVICGVVAAMNLSVIASDTLKSTKHPFKKKILRLASQFLLWIYGSILRATVLLPKSNYDIVSEPLRETDLDDFYRRLRIAYPNMIHIDLNARYLKWRIHDNPILQYRSYYVYDGKDLKAYAFVHAGDVRAFLTDFNFEHIDAGRFLLSRIVNDLKDQKAGFIVFAGNLENPSLKRVFRLLRRWGFVHFNKTNLIVKNLQFRNGRALTNAENWCMTGIGTEGYTL